The segment GTATCCGGTATGCAGCGTGAAATCAGCGCCCAACTGGAAGCAGAAGAGCTGCGTCAAAAACTCAACGAACAGCAAAAGAAGCTCGATGACAGCTTGAAGAAAGCCAAGCTGGACGTAGAGAGTATTGCCGATAGCCCTTCAAACGCAGCGCCAGCGTCGCAAAGCGATACTGAGCAGCGGGTTGCCAAGGCCAGCTCTCGATTGGATGACGCCCTGCAAACGGTGCGTGAGGAAACGCCTCCGTCATCATCTACACCTGCCTCGACTACGCCCACCCGCGCGGCCGAACCTGAAACGCCTAACCCTGACTCGGCTGCACTTAATAAGGATCGTAATCACCAATGAGTATGTCTGGCGATTCAAAGGAGCCGCGGGAAGAGCAGAGCCAAGCCCCCCTGATTGAGCACCTGATTGAGCTACGCTCGCGGCTAATGCGCGCCGTGATCGTTATCCTGGTGGTCTTTTTGGGCCTCTACTCCTTTGCCAATGATATCTACACCTTTGTGGCCGAGCCGTTAATGGCGTTGCTGCCTGAAGGCTCGCAGATGATCGCCACGGAAGTCGCTTCGCCGTTTTTAGCGCCGTTCAAGCTCACCCTGGTGGTTGCGGTATTCATCGCTATTCCCTTTGTGCTACACCAAGCCTGGGCGTTTATCGCGCCGGGGCTTTACGACAATGAAAAAGCACTGGCGATACCGATTCTGGTTTCGAGCATCGCGCTTTTCTACGGCGGCGCGGCGTTTGCCTATTACGTGGTTTTTCCGCTGCTGTTTGAGTTTTTCACCCAGACCGGGCCGGAAAACGTCGCCGTCATGACCGACATTAACCAGTATCTGAACTTCGTTCTTAAGCTGTTTTTTGCCTTCGGCGTAGCGTTTGAAATCCCCATTGCGACCTTTTTGCTTATCTTATCAGGCGCTACGTCGGTAGAAAGCCTATCTAAAAAGCGCCCGTATATTCTTCTAGGCTGCTTCGTTGTCGGCATGCTGCTAACGCCGCCAGACGT is part of the Halomonas alkaliantarctica genome and harbors:
- the tatB gene encoding Sec-independent protein translocase protein TatB produces the protein MLDIGFLELMLIGVVGLLVLGPERLPRAARTAGMWIGKIKRTVSGMQREISAQLEAEELRQKLNEQQKKLDDSLKKAKLDVESIADSPSNAAPASQSDTEQRVAKASSRLDDALQTVREETPPSSSTPASTTPTRAAEPETPNPDSAALNKDRNHQ
- the tatC gene encoding twin-arginine translocase subunit TatC gives rise to the protein MSMSGDSKEPREEQSQAPLIEHLIELRSRLMRAVIVILVVFLGLYSFANDIYTFVAEPLMALLPEGSQMIATEVASPFLAPFKLTLVVAVFIAIPFVLHQAWAFIAPGLYDNEKALAIPILVSSIALFYGGAAFAYYVVFPLLFEFFTQTGPENVAVMTDINQYLNFVLKLFFAFGVAFEIPIATFLLILSGATSVESLSKKRPYILLGCFVVGMLLTPPDVISQSLLAIPMYLLYEVGLLFGRLVRKRKEEKEAAEEQEADL